DNA from Mycolicibacterium alvei:
CGGGCGGTGCGCTGCGGACCTGTCCGCAGGTCGGGACGTCGATCACCACCGACCGGCCCGGGCAGCTGGTGGCGGCGATGAACTTCGGCAACACCAGCGTGCTGCACCAGTACCTGCTCGCCGATCCGAACAACAGCACCGTGGTGGAGCTGGCCATGTGGTCGAGCACGCCAAAGCAGGTTCCATGGTCGGCGCCGTCCGATCGTCAGGTGCTCGATGCGCTGGCCGACCCACTGTGCACGGCCTACATAGGGTCGTGCCGGTAGAGTGTGCGCCGTGGCAAAGGTGGTTGTGCACGTCATGCCCAAGGCGGAGATCCTCGACCCTCAGGGGCAGGCGATCGTCGGGGCACTTGGTCGGCTCGGACATGGTGGTATCGCGGACGTCCGGCAAGGTAAGCGTTTCGAGCTCGAAGTCGACGACTCCGTAGCCGACGAAACCCTGGCCGAGATCGCTGAATCTCTGCTGGCCAACACGGTTATCGAGGACTTTTCCGTGAGCCGGGAGGGCTCGTGAGCACCCGTGTCGGGGTGATCACCTTCCCCGGGACGCTCGACGACGTCGACGCGGCCCGTGCGGTACGTCTGGCCGGCGCCGAGTCGGTCAGCCTCTGGCACGCCGACGCCGACCTGAAGGGTGTCGACGCGGTCGTCGTCCCCGGCGGCTTCTCCTACGGGGACTACCTGCGCTGCGGGGCGATCGCGAAGTTCGCACCCGTCATGGGTTCGGTCGTGGAAGCTGCGGGCAAGGGCATGCCGGTCCTCGGCATCTGCAACGGTTTCCAGGTGTTGTGCGAGGCCGGGTTGCTGCCGGGTGCGCTGACCCGCAACGCCGGCCTGCATTTCATCTGCCGCGACGTGTGGCTGGAGGTCGCCTCCAACACCACCGCCTGGACGACCCGGTACGACGCCGGCGCCGATCTACTGATCCCGCTGAAGTCGGGTGAGGGTCGGTACGTCGCCTCCGAGGCCGTACTCGACGAACTCGAGGGTGAGGACCGCGTGGTCTTCCGCTACCGCGAGAACCTCAACGGTTCGATGCGCGGCATCGCCGGCGTGTGCTCGGAAAACCGTCGCGTCGTCGGCCTGATGCCGCACCCCGAACATGCCACCGAGGCGTTGACCGGTCCGTCCGACGACGGGCTCGGGTTGTTCTACTCCGCGCTGGACGCGGTGCTCTCGGTTTAGTTCTCCGCACCGCGAGCGTGCGCAAACCGCTGCGGGGCATGACGACTAGGCGGTGAGGGCGACGGACGCCTCGGCGGTGTAGGCCAGGAACGTCAGGGTCTCCTGCAGATAGAGCTGCACGCTCTCCGCATCGTGGGACAGGTAGCCGATCGAGACGTCGGTGCCCAGCTGCAGATCGAAATCGCCACCGCGGGTGGACAGTACGAATGCACCGTCGATCGCCGGTGCCCAGATGATCTCACCGTCGACCAGCCGGCTCAAGTGCTCGCGGATCGGATAACCGTGCGCGGTGGTCTCGCTGACCTTGGTGTAGATCTCGGCCGAGAGCAGCACCGAGTACGGCCCGTCGACACCGGCCAGCCGCAGCTCTGAGAGCGCCTGAGCAATCACGTCCGGAATCTCGCGGGCATCATCGGGCAGGGCCAGCGCCTGGTTGGAGCTCGAGCTGCGGATGCCCTCGATCGACGCCGCCGGGTAGCCTTCGAAGATCGCCCGGTCCTCGACGAAGGCCAGCTTCTTGGCGGCCTCCTTGACCGGATCCCAGTCGGAATCCTGCGCGCCGCGTTCGACATCGTCAATCGCGGTGCGCGACACCGTGAACGGTATGCGCAGACGCACCAGCGGGCGGGAGCCGCGGAGGTGTGCGACCACGCCTTCGCCGGGAGCTTTCACGTCGAGCAGGTGGCCCGTGCTCACCGCCGCGGTGACCGGACCGCTGGGCCCGCTGACATCGACCACGCGTCGTCCGGCGATGTGCCGTTTGAAGGTCCGGCTGGCCTCGAGTTCGATCTCGGCCCAGGCGGACTCGGTGATCGGGGCAAGCTCGCGGTACAGGTTGTTCATTGCGGGATTCCTTTCAGGCTTCCGATCGCCAGGGAGGTGTCTTGCTTGGCCGTCGCGGGTTCTTCGACCGAAACCGGAAGCGGCGGTGGATCATCGAGGAAATCGATAGTGGGGACGAAGAACATGCCGCCGGTCACCGCGGTAGAGAAATCCAGGATGCGGTCGGTGTTACCGGGTGGATCGCCGATGAACATGTTGGTCAGCATGCGTTCGGTGATGGCCGGGTCGGCGCAGTATCCGATGTAGTACGTGCCGAATTCGCCACCGCCGAGCTCACCGAACGGCATGTTGCGCCGCACGATCTTCAGTTCGTTGCCGTCGTCGTCGGTGATGACGTTCAGCGCGATGTGAGAGTTGGAAGGTTTGACGTCATCGGACATTTCGATGTCGTCGAGCTTGGTGCGGCCGATCACGCGCTGCTGTTCCTCGACCGACAGCGAACGCCAGTCCGCCATCGCATGCACGTACTTCTGGATGTGCACGTAGCTGGCACCGGTGAAATCGGGATCCTCGGCACCGATCTGAACGGCGGCCGCCGCGGTGGACCCGTTGGGGTTCTCGGTGCCGTCGACGAAACCGAGCAGGTCCCGGTTGTCGAAGTACTGGAACCCGTGCACCTCGTCGACGACCGTCACCGCGCTGCCGAACTCCTGCAGCATCCGGTCGGCCAATTCGAAACACACGTCCATGGTGTCGGCGCGGATGTGCAACAACACGTCGCCCGGGGTCGACGGGGCCTGATGACGGCCGCCGTCCAGAGCGATGAACGGATGCAGATCGGCCGGACGAGGTCCGGCGAACAAGCGGTCCCAGGCGGCCGAACCGATACCGGCCACGAGCGACAGCTCCTTGGCCGGATCTCGGAACCAGATCGAGCGGACGATGCCCGAAATGTCAGGCAGCACGTCGTGAACGGTTTCCTCACCGCCGTCCTCGATCGTCAGTACCAGGAAGATGGCCGCCCGCGTCAGAAGGTTCAGCACCGGCTGAGGGATCGGATCGGGCACAATCCGACCCTACCGACACCGGCGGGGCGTTCGCCGGTCAAGATGAAAAGATGCCAGCTAGTGCGCAGGGCCTGTGCAAGTTCATCGACGCGTCTCCGTCTCCGTTCCACGTGTGCGCCACCGCAGCGCAACGCCTGCGTGACGCGGGATACACCGAGCTGGCCGAGACCGACAGCTGGACGGGCTCACAAGGAAAGTTCTTCACGGTCCGAGCGGGTTCGCTGGTCGCCTGGAATGCCGAGGACGCCGATCCAGCTGCGCCGTTCCGGGTCGTCGGCGGTCACACCGACAGCCCCAATCTCCGGGTCAAACAGCACCCGGACCGTGTCGTCGCGGGTTGGCAGGTGGTCGCACTCGCGCCGTACGGAGGGGCCTGGCTGAACTCCTGGCTGGACCGCGACCTGGGGATCAGCGGTCGGCTGTCGGTGCGTCGCGGCAACGCGATCGAGCACGTGCTGGTGCGGGTCGACGATCCGATCCTGCGGGTGCCGCAGCTGGCCATCCACCTGTCCGAGGACCGCACGGGCGTCAGCCCCGACCCCCAGCGCCACGTCAACGCGGTGTGGGGCCTGGGGGAGGACCCACGTTCGTTCGTCGGATTCG
Protein-coding regions in this window:
- the purQ gene encoding phosphoribosylformylglycinamidine synthase subunit PurQ, with translation MSTRVGVITFPGTLDDVDAARAVRLAGAESVSLWHADADLKGVDAVVVPGGFSYGDYLRCGAIAKFAPVMGSVVEAAGKGMPVLGICNGFQVLCEAGLLPGALTRNAGLHFICRDVWLEVASNTTAWTTRYDAGADLLIPLKSGEGRYVASEAVLDELEGEDRVVFRYRENLNGSMRGIAGVCSENRRVVGLMPHPEHATEALTGPSDDGLGLFYSALDAVLSV
- a CDS encoding family 1 encapsulin nanocompartment shell protein, whose product is MNNLYRELAPITESAWAEIELEASRTFKRHIAGRRVVDVSGPSGPVTAAVSTGHLLDVKAPGEGVVAHLRGSRPLVRLRIPFTVSRTAIDDVERGAQDSDWDPVKEAAKKLAFVEDRAIFEGYPAASIEGIRSSSSNQALALPDDAREIPDVIAQALSELRLAGVDGPYSVLLSAEIYTKVSETTAHGYPIREHLSRLVDGEIIWAPAIDGAFVLSTRGGDFDLQLGTDVSIGYLSHDAESVQLYLQETLTFLAYTAEASVALTA
- the purS gene encoding phosphoribosylformylglycinamidine synthase subunit PurS, encoding MAKVVVHVMPKAEILDPQGQAIVGALGRLGHGGIADVRQGKRFELEVDDSVADETLAEIAESLLANTVIEDFSVSREGS
- a CDS encoding Dyp-type peroxidase codes for the protein MPDPIPQPVLNLLTRAAIFLVLTIEDGGEETVHDVLPDISGIVRSIWFRDPAKELSLVAGIGSAAWDRLFAGPRPADLHPFIALDGGRHQAPSTPGDVLLHIRADTMDVCFELADRMLQEFGSAVTVVDEVHGFQYFDNRDLLGFVDGTENPNGSTAAAAVQIGAEDPDFTGASYVHIQKYVHAMADWRSLSVEEQQRVIGRTKLDDIEMSDDVKPSNSHIALNVITDDDGNELKIVRRNMPFGELGGGEFGTYYIGYCADPAITERMLTNMFIGDPPGNTDRILDFSTAVTGGMFFVPTIDFLDDPPPLPVSVEEPATAKQDTSLAIGSLKGIPQ